One Mycolicibacterium crocinum DNA window includes the following coding sequences:
- a CDS encoding MmpS family transport accessory protein: MKAIPVGRVLKRIWIPLILIVVLAVSGLVVSRLHRMFASQDLNAGAGAGIEIVQFNPKVMVYDVYGAPGTTAQISYFDPEAKVHTITAPLPWSVTLSTTLPAVSASLMARTDGDQIGCRVTVNGTVREEQSADGINAQTYCLVKSA, encoded by the coding sequence GTGAAAGCTATTCCGGTGGGCCGCGTGCTGAAACGCATCTGGATCCCGTTGATTCTCATCGTCGTGCTGGCGGTGTCGGGCCTGGTCGTTTCCCGCCTGCACAGGATGTTCGCGTCCCAGGATCTCAATGCCGGCGCCGGTGCGGGCATCGAGATCGTGCAGTTCAACCCCAAGGTCATGGTCTACGACGTCTACGGCGCACCCGGAACCACTGCCCAGATCAGCTATTTCGACCCGGAAGCCAAAGTGCACACGATCACCGCACCGCTGCCGTGGTCGGTCACCCTGTCGACAACCTTGCCGGCTGTCAGCGCCAGCCTCATGGCACGGACCGACGGCGATCAGATTGGATGCCGCGTCACTGTGAACGGAACCGTCCGCGAGGAGCAATCGGCTGATGGCATCAACGCCCAGACCTACTGCCTGGTGAAGTCAGCATGA
- a CDS encoding MarR family winged helix-turn-helix transcriptional regulator, with the protein MGKQLTDQDVSDCIGDALDQAMDLTIRFLSDRADLSASAAFTMNRVYREGPVRLTTLASKEGVSQPSMTQLVQRLERAGLVTRLPDPDDGRACLIGITEAGQALLDDRKRLRRERLAALMTTLTAEEQSALWLSARVTLPLIGRLVANADCEAEPAAPRPN; encoded by the coding sequence GTGGGAAAACAGCTGACGGACCAAGACGTCAGCGACTGCATAGGCGATGCCCTGGACCAGGCCATGGACCTGACGATCCGGTTTCTGAGCGACCGTGCCGATCTGAGCGCGTCCGCGGCCTTCACGATGAACCGGGTGTATCGCGAAGGGCCGGTACGGCTGACCACCCTTGCCAGTAAGGAAGGCGTCAGCCAGCCGTCCATGACGCAGTTGGTCCAGCGGCTGGAGCGTGCGGGGCTGGTGACCCGTCTTCCCGACCCCGATGACGGCCGCGCGTGCCTGATCGGAATCACCGAGGCAGGCCAGGCGTTGCTTGATGATCGCAAGCGGTTGCGCCGGGAACGCCTGGCGGCGTTGATGACAACGTTAACCGCCGAAGAGCAGTCGGCGTTGTGGCTGTCGGCGCGAGTGACGTTGCCGCTCATCGGCCGGCTCGTCGCCAACGCCGACTGTGAGGCGGAGCCGGCCGCACCGCGGCCGAACTGA
- a CDS encoding GNAT family N-acetyltransferase, producing the protein MHTQVHTARLIHTSDLDDETRHNARQMLTDAFGGAAEFTDSDWEHTLGGMHAIISHRGALIAHAAVVQRRLLYRGSALRCGYVEAVAVSEDWRRQGLAHAVLDAVEQVIRGGYQIGALSSTPLGETIYRPRGWLQWQGPTSVLAPTGMTRTPDDDGSIFVLPVDIEVDATAELACDWRDGDVW; encoded by the coding sequence GTGCACACGCAGGTCCACACCGCCCGGCTGATCCATACCAGCGACCTGGATGACGAGACGCGCCACAACGCGCGGCAGATGCTCACCGACGCGTTCGGCGGTGCGGCCGAATTCACCGACTCGGACTGGGAACACACGCTGGGCGGGATGCACGCGATCATCTCGCATCGCGGCGCACTGATCGCCCACGCGGCCGTGGTTCAGCGGCGACTGCTCTATCGCGGAAGCGCCTTGCGCTGTGGCTATGTCGAGGCCGTAGCGGTGAGCGAGGACTGGCGCAGACAGGGACTGGCCCACGCCGTGCTCGACGCGGTCGAACAGGTGATCCGCGGCGGCTACCAGATCGGTGCGCTCAGTTCGACCCCGCTCGGCGAGACGATCTACCGTCCTCGCGGCTGGCTGCAGTGGCAGGGACCCACGTCAGTGCTGGCGCCGACCGGAATGACCCGCACGCCCGACGATGACGGCTCGATCTTCGTGCTGCCCGTCGACATCGAGGTCGACGCCACGGCGGAGCTGGCCTGCGACTGGCGCGACGGAGACGTGTGGTAA
- a CDS encoding 5-oxoprolinase/urea amidolyase family protein, which yields MITLEVLRTGPLALLEDLGRPGFAHVGVTRSGAADRAAHRLANRLVANPDDRATVEITLGGFAARVHGGDVDIAVTGADAGPAVSGVPFGTNSIHHVYPGEVISLGVPHAGLRSYLAVRGGIGVEPVLGSRSYDTMSAIGPRPLRAGDVLPVGSHTQDYPELEQAPVAAITTDPIELRVVPGPRDDWFTDPDALVHTDWVASERSDRVGMRLSARPLTYRWPDRQVPSEGATRGAIQVPPNGQPVILGPDHPVTGGYPVIGVVTDADTDKVAQIRPGQTVRLHWTRARIAAGGPPGW from the coding sequence ATGATCACGTTGGAAGTGCTGCGGACCGGCCCGCTGGCGCTGCTGGAGGACCTCGGCCGGCCCGGGTTCGCGCATGTCGGGGTGACCCGCTCGGGAGCCGCCGACCGCGCGGCCCACCGGCTGGCCAACCGCCTGGTGGCCAATCCCGACGACCGGGCCACCGTCGAGATCACCCTCGGTGGATTCGCCGCACGAGTGCATGGCGGCGACGTCGACATCGCCGTGACGGGAGCCGACGCCGGTCCCGCTGTCAGCGGAGTCCCGTTCGGCACCAACAGTATTCACCATGTCTACCCTGGCGAAGTGATCTCGCTTGGCGTACCACACGCGGGTCTGCGCAGCTATCTTGCAGTGCGCGGCGGCATCGGCGTCGAACCGGTGCTGGGCTCGCGCAGCTACGACACGATGTCGGCGATCGGCCCCCGGCCGCTGCGCGCGGGCGACGTTCTTCCGGTGGGTAGCCACACCCAGGACTACCCCGAGCTCGAGCAGGCCCCGGTGGCCGCAATCACCACCGACCCGATCGAGCTTCGCGTCGTGCCCGGTCCACGCGACGACTGGTTCACCGATCCCGACGCGCTCGTGCACACCGACTGGGTGGCCAGCGAGCGAAGCGATCGGGTCGGCATGCGACTATCCGCACGACCACTGACCTACCGCTGGCCGGACCGCCAGGTGCCCAGCGAGGGCGCCACCCGCGGCGCAATCCAGGTGCCGCCCAACGGCCAACCGGTGATCCTCGGTCCGGATCACCCGGTGACCGGGGGTTATCCCGTGATCGGCGTGGTCACCGACGCCGATACCGACAAGGTCGCGCAGATCCGGCCCGGACAGACCGTGCGATTGCACTGGACCCGAGCCCGTATCGCAGCGGGCGGCCCGCCGGGCTGGTAG
- a CDS encoding 5-oxoprolinase subunit B family protein, producing MVSNTIRDYGDGALLLECPSTEDVLALAASLRAEELTGVLDIVPAARTVLVRLADPAHQEPTRQRLKQLGVDPSDAGQHPAGGVDVTIDVIYDGPDLDDVAAHTGMTPGEVIEAHTATPWRVGFGGFAPGFAYLIDGDPQLAVPRRSDPRTAVPAGSVGLAGEFSGVYPRQSPGGWQLIGHTDAVLWDIDRPQPALLVPGMWVRFRAVGDSPS from the coding sequence ATGGTGTCCAACACAATCCGTGACTACGGCGACGGGGCACTGTTGCTGGAATGCCCGTCCACCGAGGACGTGCTGGCGCTGGCGGCGAGCCTGCGCGCGGAAGAGCTGACCGGTGTCCTCGACATCGTGCCGGCCGCCCGGACCGTCCTGGTGAGACTGGCCGATCCGGCCCACCAGGAGCCCACCCGGCAGCGCCTCAAGCAGTTGGGCGTCGATCCCTCCGATGCCGGGCAACACCCGGCTGGCGGTGTCGACGTCACCATCGACGTGATCTACGACGGCCCCGACCTCGACGATGTCGCCGCGCACACCGGGATGACCCCCGGTGAGGTGATCGAAGCCCACACTGCCACGCCCTGGCGGGTCGGATTCGGTGGATTCGCACCAGGTTTCGCCTACCTCATCGACGGCGACCCGCAGTTGGCGGTGCCGCGCCGCAGTGATCCACGCACCGCCGTACCGGCCGGATCGGTCGGCCTGGCCGGTGAGTTCAGTGGCGTCTACCCGCGCCAATCCCCCGGCGGCTGGCAGCTGATTGGACACACCGACGCGGTGTTGTGGGACATCGACCGTCCGCAGCCCGCGCTCCTCGTACCCGGCATGTGGGTGCGGTTCCGTGCGGTCGGGGACAGCCCGTCATGA
- a CDS encoding queuosine precursor transporter: protein MTNSQAPTRTDAPTPGFAQVGSRYYPVFVSVFTALVIISNVTATKGVAFGPVIGNWSIITDGGFIVFPLTYVIGDVLSEVYGFKAARRAIILGFAMNILAALAFWVTIYLPSADFYTNQEHFENIVHAYTQLIVAGLAGFIVGQTINAWTVVKIKQRTKEKHLWARLVGSTFAGQLGDTLVFCSIAAGAIGITSFGDFVTYTALGWVYKTAVEVVMLPVTYRVIAYIKRHEPTYTLMV from the coding sequence GTGACAAACAGCCAGGCCCCCACGCGCACCGACGCTCCCACTCCAGGATTCGCGCAGGTTGGCTCTCGCTATTATCCGGTTTTCGTCTCGGTTTTCACGGCGCTGGTGATCATCTCCAACGTGACCGCCACGAAAGGCGTGGCGTTCGGGCCCGTGATCGGGAACTGGTCGATCATCACCGACGGCGGTTTCATCGTCTTCCCGCTGACGTACGTGATCGGCGACGTACTCTCCGAGGTGTACGGGTTCAAAGCCGCGCGGCGAGCGATCATTCTCGGCTTCGCGATGAATATCCTTGCCGCCCTGGCCTTCTGGGTGACGATCTATCTCCCCTCGGCCGACTTCTACACCAACCAGGAACACTTCGAGAACATCGTCCACGCCTACACTCAGCTGATCGTCGCCGGCCTGGCCGGGTTCATCGTCGGGCAGACCATCAACGCCTGGACCGTCGTCAAGATCAAGCAGCGGACCAAGGAAAAGCACCTATGGGCGCGGTTGGTCGGCTCGACCTTCGCCGGACAACTCGGCGACACCCTGGTCTTCTGCAGCATCGCAGCCGGCGCCATCGGCATCACCAGCTTCGGTGACTTCGTCACCTACACCGCGCTCGGCTGGGTCTACAAGACCGCCGTCGAAGTGGTCATGCTGCCGGTGACGTATCGAGTCATCGCCTACATCAAGCGGCACGAGCCCACCTACACCCTGATGGTCTGA
- a CDS encoding ABC transporter substrate-binding protein, translating into MSAQWTRRGFLGAAGAAGVLLAAACSPKTSGDDANPKSVTIEHIFGETTVPAPPKRVVSAGFTEQDDLLAVGVVPIAVTNWFGDQPYGVWPWAQPKLGSAQPVVLNLDNGIQVDQIAALKPDLIVAVNAGLDADTYKKLSAIAPTIAQSGYDAFFEPWKDQAAAVGTAVFQGRKMKQLIADIDGKFADVAKNNATFKDKKAALLAGSFFGGTLTATLPGWRTDFLTSMGFQIADGIKTYAVNDHRAAIPRDKLADALGSADVVIWSTESDADQAALLADPAIAALAARNVFTGKDLAGAIAFASPLSYPVVADQLPPLLLRALG; encoded by the coding sequence GTGAGCGCGCAGTGGACAAGGCGTGGGTTCCTGGGGGCCGCCGGAGCGGCGGGGGTGCTGCTTGCCGCGGCGTGCTCGCCGAAGACATCCGGCGACGATGCCAACCCGAAATCGGTGACGATCGAGCACATCTTCGGCGAAACCACCGTCCCGGCACCGCCCAAACGAGTCGTCAGCGCCGGCTTCACCGAGCAGGATGACCTTCTCGCGGTCGGGGTGGTTCCGATCGCGGTGACCAACTGGTTCGGCGACCAGCCCTACGGGGTCTGGCCCTGGGCCCAACCCAAGCTCGGATCGGCCCAACCCGTTGTGCTGAACCTGGACAACGGGATTCAGGTGGATCAGATCGCTGCGCTGAAGCCCGACCTGATCGTCGCCGTGAACGCCGGACTCGATGCCGACACCTACAAGAAACTCTCGGCGATCGCCCCGACCATCGCCCAATCCGGCTATGACGCCTTCTTCGAGCCGTGGAAGGACCAGGCCGCCGCGGTGGGTACCGCGGTTTTCCAGGGCAGGAAGATGAAGCAGTTGATCGCCGACATCGATGGCAAGTTCGCCGACGTGGCCAAGAACAACGCCACCTTCAAGGACAAGAAGGCGGCACTGCTGGCCGGCAGCTTCTTCGGCGGCACCCTGACCGCGACGCTGCCCGGCTGGCGGACCGATTTCCTGACGTCGATGGGCTTCCAGATCGCCGACGGCATCAAGACCTACGCCGTCAACGACCACCGGGCTGCCATCCCTCGCGACAAGCTCGCCGACGCCCTCGGCTCGGCAGACGTGGTGATCTGGTCCACCGAGAGCGATGCCGACCAGGCCGCACTCCTGGCCGATCCGGCGATTGCGGCGCTGGCTGCTCGGAATGTCTTCACCGGCAAGGACCTCGCCGGCGCGATCGCGTTCGCCTCGCCGCTGTCCTACCCGGTCGTGGCCGATCAGCTGCCGCCGCTGCTGTTGCGCGCGCTGGGCTGA
- a CDS encoding LysE/ArgO family amino acid transporter: MTSPLLVGFLTSFTLIAAIGAQNAFVLRQGIRGEHVLAVVSVCAVSDLLLITAGIAGIGAVITAHPQTVTVAKIGGAAFLFGYGALAARRAFKPSSMAPAQNGSARLISVLLTCLAMTFLNPHVYLDTVVLLGTLANQYADSRWLFGVGAVTASVVWFFGLGFGARRLAGIFATPMTWRILDGLIAVTMIGLGISLVVG; the protein is encoded by the coding sequence ATGACCTCGCCCCTGCTCGTCGGCTTCCTGACGTCGTTCACCCTGATCGCGGCCATCGGCGCCCAGAATGCCTTCGTGCTCCGTCAGGGCATCCGCGGTGAACACGTCCTCGCGGTGGTCAGCGTGTGCGCGGTCTCGGATCTACTGCTCATCACCGCTGGCATCGCCGGCATCGGCGCCGTCATCACCGCCCACCCGCAAACGGTCACAGTGGCCAAGATCGGCGGCGCGGCATTCCTCTTCGGATACGGCGCGCTCGCGGCCCGGCGAGCATTCAAGCCGTCGAGCATGGCGCCCGCGCAGAACGGGTCCGCCCGGCTGATCTCGGTCCTGCTGACGTGCCTGGCTATGACGTTCCTCAACCCACACGTTTATCTGGACACCGTCGTCTTGCTCGGAACGCTGGCCAACCAATATGCCGACAGCCGGTGGTTGTTCGGCGTCGGCGCGGTGACCGCCAGCGTGGTCTGGTTCTTCGGCCTGGGGTTCGGCGCTCGACGGCTGGCCGGGATCTTCGCCACCCCGATGACGTGGCGAATCCTCGACGGTCTGATCGCGGTCACAATGATTGGACTCGGCATCTCGCTGGTGGTGGGTTAA
- a CDS encoding siderophore-interacting protein has translation MSFSPATVIETIPLSPRLRRVSLRVEDPGALAPASGADAAVGVYFDAQSPEEGRTYSVRRHDGDEIDLDVALHPGGPGSRWAQTATPGDRVGLNYARAWYRPPPETTWQLLVADLAGLPAAARIMAETPVAVATTVVVEVVDHRDLDYLPIRPGVTLVPTLGTGNGVVPSRLADLVGQIDLPAEGYCWFAGEAGESRAVRRYLRGHGWTVDQYDVAGYWRMDSADWDAKFAAVGDELFGIYQRAIADGKGDKVAFEEFEDALEEAGL, from the coding sequence ATGAGCTTTTCGCCCGCGACCGTCATCGAGACGATCCCGCTGAGCCCACGGCTGCGTCGCGTCAGCCTGCGCGTCGAAGACCCCGGTGCGCTGGCTCCCGCCTCGGGTGCCGACGCCGCCGTCGGGGTGTACTTCGACGCCCAGTCACCCGAAGAAGGCCGCACCTACTCCGTGCGCCGCCATGACGGGGACGAGATCGATCTCGATGTCGCTCTGCATCCCGGCGGTCCCGGCAGCCGCTGGGCGCAGACGGCCACGCCAGGTGATCGGGTCGGGCTGAACTACGCCCGTGCGTGGTACCGGCCGCCACCGGAAACGACGTGGCAGTTGTTGGTGGCCGATCTCGCCGGGCTGCCGGCCGCCGCGCGGATCATGGCCGAAACACCGGTCGCCGTCGCGACCACCGTCGTCGTCGAGGTCGTCGACCACCGGGACCTGGATTACCTTCCGATCCGCCCCGGCGTCACGCTCGTACCCACCCTCGGCACCGGAAACGGTGTCGTCCCGAGCCGGCTGGCGGACTTGGTCGGTCAGATCGATCTGCCGGCGGAGGGGTACTGCTGGTTCGCCGGCGAGGCCGGCGAATCCCGAGCGGTCCGCAGATACCTTCGCGGCCACGGCTGGACCGTCGACCAATACGACGTCGCCGGGTACTGGCGGATGGACTCGGCCGACTGGGACGCGAAGTTCGCGGCGGTCGGGGACGAGCTGTTCGGGATCTACCAGCGGGCGATCGCCGACGGCAAAGGCGACAAGGTGGCGTTCGAGGAGTTCGAGGACGCCCTGGAAGAAGCCGGTCTGTAG
- a CDS encoding TetR/AcrR family transcriptional regulator, translating to MVVEGRTYGGLSSRQRSQERRERLLDAARTLIAEVGVAPLTVDLVCQRAKLSKRYFYTEFTTKDDLLDACAEELYGRLKAAMEDVLSTVALPDRAHGVLKTVIHTLVASAADARLYMESPGFPRLRQLQQREVGEFTERIAAEAMPFEGSPKPSVDRLLATRAMVTAATELISAWLHGDIDTDEETLVATLTAITLGAAGAV from the coding sequence ATGGTTGTCGAAGGACGTACCTACGGGGGACTCAGCTCTCGGCAGCGCTCGCAGGAGCGCCGCGAGCGACTGCTCGATGCCGCACGCACCCTGATCGCCGAAGTCGGAGTGGCGCCGTTGACCGTCGACCTGGTCTGCCAGCGCGCGAAGCTGAGCAAGCGGTACTTCTACACCGAGTTCACCACGAAGGACGACCTTCTGGACGCCTGCGCCGAAGAGCTGTACGGCCGGCTGAAGGCGGCGATGGAAGACGTGCTGAGCACCGTTGCCCTGCCCGATCGGGCTCATGGCGTACTGAAGACAGTGATCCACACGCTGGTCGCCAGCGCGGCCGACGCCCGCCTCTACATGGAGTCGCCCGGCTTTCCCCGGCTTCGCCAGCTGCAGCAGCGGGAAGTCGGTGAGTTCACCGAACGCATCGCCGCCGAAGCCATGCCTTTCGAAGGATCACCCAAGCCGTCGGTGGACCGTCTGCTCGCCACCAGAGCAATGGTCACCGCCGCCACGGAGCTCATCAGCGCGTGGCTGCACGGCGACATCGACACCGATGAGGAGACCCTCGTCGCCACCCTGACCGCCATCACACTCGGAGCGGCCGGGGCGGTGTGA
- a CDS encoding cytochrome P450, with product MTTRIMDDAARALANPLAYTDEAGLHAALAHLRKHAPVSWVDVEGYRPFWAITKHADVMDIERQNDLFTNDPRSILVATELDDKLRADREAGIGLSTLIHMDDPHHRAMRKIGADWFRPKAMRALKARCDELAKIYVDQMVERGPELDFAQEIAVNYPLYVILTLLGLPESDFPRMLKLTQELFGGDDTEFQRGDSGDAMLAVLLDFFNYFSALTASRRENPTEDLTSAIANATINGEPLSDMDTASYYVIVASAGHDTTSAGIAGGLLELLRNPGELQRLQKDPGLMGTAVEEMIRCVVPVKEFMRTAQADTEVRGVPIAKGEAVLLSYVSANRDEEVFDDPMRFDVARDPNKHLSFGYGVHFCLGAALARMEMNSFFTELVPRIKSIELAGEPELMATTFVGGIKHLPIRYSLA from the coding sequence ATGACGACACGGATCATGGATGACGCGGCGCGAGCGCTGGCCAACCCGCTGGCCTACACCGACGAGGCGGGCCTTCATGCGGCGCTCGCCCACCTGCGTAAGCACGCCCCGGTGTCGTGGGTCGACGTCGAGGGGTACCGGCCGTTCTGGGCGATCACCAAGCACGCGGACGTCATGGACATCGAGCGGCAGAACGATCTGTTCACCAACGACCCTCGCTCGATCCTGGTGGCGACCGAACTCGACGACAAGCTCCGTGCCGACCGGGAGGCCGGGATCGGCCTGTCCACGCTGATCCACATGGACGACCCGCACCATCGCGCCATGCGCAAGATCGGCGCCGACTGGTTCCGGCCGAAAGCCATGCGCGCCTTGAAAGCTCGCTGCGACGAGCTGGCCAAGATCTACGTCGATCAGATGGTGGAGCGTGGCCCGGAACTCGACTTCGCCCAGGAGATCGCGGTCAACTATCCGCTCTACGTGATCCTGACGCTGCTGGGTCTGCCGGAATCGGACTTTCCGCGGATGCTCAAGCTCACCCAGGAACTGTTCGGTGGCGACGACACCGAGTTCCAGCGTGGCGATTCCGGCGACGCGATGCTCGCGGTGCTGCTGGACTTCTTCAACTACTTCTCCGCGCTGACTGCTTCCCGCCGGGAGAACCCGACCGAAGACCTCACCTCCGCGATCGCCAACGCCACGATCAATGGAGAACCGCTGTCCGACATGGACACCGCGTCCTACTACGTGATCGTCGCCAGCGCCGGCCACGACACCACCAGTGCGGGAATCGCCGGTGGTTTGCTCGAATTGCTGCGTAACCCAGGCGAATTGCAGCGCCTGCAGAAGGATCCCGGCCTGATGGGCACCGCGGTCGAGGAGATGATCCGCTGTGTCGTTCCGGTCAAGGAGTTCATGCGCACCGCCCAAGCCGACACCGAAGTCCGCGGCGTCCCGATCGCCAAGGGCGAAGCCGTTCTGCTGTCCTATGTTTCGGCCAACCGCGACGAAGAAGTCTTCGACGACCCGATGCGCTTCGACGTCGCGCGCGACCCCAACAAGCACCTGTCCTTCGGCTACGGCGTGCACTTCTGCCTGGGCGCGGCCCTGGCCCGGATGGAGATGAACAGCTTCTTCACTGAACTCGTCCCGCGCATCAAGTCCATCGAACTCGCCGGCGAGCCCGAACTGATGGCCACCACCTTCGTGGGCGGGATCAAGCACCTACCGATCCGCTACTCCTTGGCCTGA
- a CDS encoding LysR family transcriptional regulator ArgP, with the protein MSAPGEARLDAGQLAAFAAIVELGSFEAAADQLHVTPSAVSQRIKALEKQVGQVLLVRGKPCLPTAAGAPLLRLAAQTAMLEAEAIAEMTGGGESAPRPRIAMAVNADSMATWFARVLSELPDVLFDIRIEDQDHSARLLREGVVMGAVTTERTPVPGCRVQPLGVMRYLPVASADFVKRYLPAGFTVDAVGSAPSLAWNRDDALQDMLVRKVFRRVIDRPVNYVPTSEGFGAAVHAGLGWGMYPEQSAAAALADRSFVQICDAHLDVPLFWQCWKLDSPLMEALTATVLGAAATLRRR; encoded by the coding sequence CTGAGCGCCCCCGGTGAGGCCCGCCTGGATGCGGGTCAGCTCGCGGCCTTCGCGGCGATAGTCGAACTGGGCAGTTTCGAAGCGGCGGCCGATCAACTGCACGTAACGCCCTCGGCGGTGAGCCAGCGCATCAAGGCGCTGGAAAAGCAGGTGGGCCAGGTGTTGCTGGTCCGCGGAAAGCCCTGTCTGCCAACGGCTGCGGGTGCACCGCTGCTGCGGCTGGCCGCCCAGACCGCGATGTTGGAGGCCGAGGCCATCGCCGAGATGACCGGCGGCGGTGAGTCGGCACCGCGCCCACGCATCGCCATGGCGGTCAACGCGGACTCCATGGCGACCTGGTTTGCGCGGGTGCTGTCAGAACTACCCGACGTCTTGTTCGACATCCGCATCGAAGATCAGGACCATTCCGCGCGACTGTTGCGGGAGGGCGTCGTCATGGGTGCGGTCACCACCGAGCGCACACCGGTTCCGGGATGCCGGGTGCAGCCCCTCGGCGTGATGCGGTACCTCCCGGTGGCCAGCGCCGACTTCGTGAAGCGTTATCTCCCAGCTGGTTTCACTGTCGATGCGGTGGGATCTGCGCCGTCCCTGGCGTGGAACCGCGACGATGCGCTGCAGGATATGCTGGTGCGCAAGGTGTTTCGCCGTGTCATCGATCGGCCGGTCAATTACGTGCCCACTTCGGAAGGCTTCGGTGCCGCGGTGCACGCCGGACTGGGCTGGGGAATGTACCCGGAGCAGTCCGCCGCTGCAGCCCTCGCCGACCGTTCGTTCGTCCAAATCTGCGATGCCCACCTGGATGTTCCGTTGTTCTGGCAGTGCTGGAAACTCGACAGCCCACTGATGGAAGCCTTGACCGCAACCGTCCTGGGCGCGGCGGCGACGCTGCGCCGGCGCTGA